Proteins from a genomic interval of Clostridium scatologenes:
- a CDS encoding AAA-like domain-containing protein, whose translation MKEFNVTGLCIPEKHFMVDISGKIKKIIEMVDKGDYFTINRPRQFGKTTIFNQLVEELSKKYVVIDTSFEGIGDDIFQTEEKFCEVILNIFARSVRFTNKELYEKLKSYGEKTRNFNDLSENITDMIDKYDKDMVLIIDEVDKSSGNRVFMQFLGVLRNKYLAMNARKDITFKSVILGGVNDIKNIKLQIREEKDRVFNSPWNIAADFKVDMSFSQEEIKTMLNEYVNETKIDMDVELLSGEIRNFTSGYPYLVSRLCKNIDEYLERDWTLKGLKKSIKMALNEHNTLFDDVIKNVENYSEIKTVVYQLLVEGKQIPYNPFAYEKALMYGILSEDNGRFIMNNKIFEMLIYDYLIAQRDVQKAASKLTQIDKDEVLDAEELNMEKVLLKFQEFMYEQYREEDEHFYETNGRLIFLAYLKPILNGKGFSFVEPQTRKNKRMDVVITYGNKKYIVELKIWNGEAYREKGVHQLAEYMTEQGVKEGYLLTFNFNKNKKCTAGWIKEEEKNIFEVMV comes from the coding sequence ATGAAGGAATTTAATGTCACAGGTTTATGTATACCTGAAAAACATTTTATGGTTGATATAAGTGGTAAAATAAAAAAGATTATTGAAATGGTAGATAAAGGAGACTATTTTACAATCAACAGACCAAGACAGTTTGGTAAAACTACTATATTCAATCAATTAGTAGAAGAATTAAGCAAAAAATATGTTGTAATTGATACTAGTTTCGAGGGAATTGGCGATGATATTTTTCAAACTGAAGAGAAATTTTGTGAGGTTATATTAAATATATTTGCTAGAAGTGTTAGATTTACTAATAAAGAGTTATATGAGAAATTAAAAAGTTATGGGGAGAAAACAAGAAATTTTAATGATTTATCTGAAAATATTACTGATATGATTGATAAATATGATAAGGATATGGTTTTAATCATAGATGAAGTGGATAAAAGTAGTGGTAATAGAGTATTTATGCAGTTTTTAGGAGTACTTAGAAATAAATATTTAGCTATGAATGCGAGAAAAGACATAACTTTTAAAAGTGTTATATTAGGTGGAGTAAATGATATCAAAAATATTAAGCTTCAGATTAGAGAAGAGAAGGATAGAGTTTTTAATTCTCCCTGGAATATAGCAGCAGATTTTAAAGTAGATATGTCTTTTTCTCAAGAAGAAATAAAAACAATGCTTAATGAGTATGTAAATGAAACTAAAATAGATATGGATGTAGAGCTTTTATCTGGTGAAATAAGAAATTTTACTAGTGGATATCCTTATCTTGTAAGTAGACTTTGTAAAAATATTGATGAATACCTTGAAAGGGATTGGACATTAAAAGGACTTAAAAAATCCATAAAAATGGCATTAAATGAACATAATACTCTTTTTGATGATGTTATTAAAAATGTTGAAAACTATAGTGAAATAAAAACTGTAGTTTATCAGCTATTAGTAGAAGGAAAGCAAATTCCTTATAATCCTTTTGCTTATGAAAAAGCATTGATGTACGGAATATTATCAGAGGATAATGGCAGGTTTATCATGAACAATAAGATTTTTGAAATGTTAATATATGATTATCTTATTGCACAAAGGGATGTTCAGAAAGCTGCATCAAAACTTACACAAATAGATAAGGACGAGGTTTTAGATGCTGAAGAATTAAATATGGAAAAAGTTCTATTAAAATTTCAAGAATTTATGTATGAACAATATAGAGAAGAAGATGAGCACTTTTACGAAACAAATGGCAGACTTATATTCTTAGCATACTTAAAACCTATTTTAAATGGAAAAGGCTTCAGTTTTGTAGAACCTCAAACAAGAAAGAATAAAAGAATGGATGTAGTAATTACTTATGGAAATAAAAAATACATAGTAGAACTTAAAATATGGAATGGTGAAGCTTACAGAGAAAAAGGAGTACATCAGCTTGCAGAATATATGACAGAACAAGGGGTAAAAGAAGGATACCTTTTAACCTTTAACTTTAATAAGAATAAAAAATGTACCGCAGGGTGGATTAAAGAAGAGGAAAAAAATATATTTGAGGTAATGGTTTAA
- a CDS encoding Uma2 family endonuclease, producing MYAKNIHYTENDFENIQANYNGKAEYSNGYIVLSSNTSIQHNKIISRLNFKLMTFLDKSKCDVYTESIEIIFKNNEEVYKYKPDVFVMCEKSTREGESFTSAPKVVFEVISKSTASHDYITKLDVYQRFGVLEYNIVEQEGYIVQYSLIDNQYKITNVFKNNDTYISTVFPDVSINLEDIFKF from the coding sequence ATGTATGCTAAGAATATACACTATACAGAAAATGATTTTGAAAATATTCAGGCTAATTATAATGGTAAGGCTGAATATAGTAACGGATATATTGTATTATCATCTAATACTTCCATTCAACATAATAAAATAATATCAAGATTAAATTTTAAATTAATGACATTTCTTGATAAAAGTAAGTGCGATGTATATACCGAATCTATTGAAATAATTTTTAAAAATAATGAAGAAGTGTATAAGTATAAACCAGATGTATTTGTAATGTGTGAAAAATCTACTAGAGAAGGTGAAAGCTTCACATCAGCTCCAAAGGTTGTATTTGAAGTTATTTCAAAAAGTACTGCATCGCATGACTATATAACAAAGTTAGATGTTTATCAAAGATTTGGTGTTCTTGAATATAATATAGTTGAGCAAGAAGGGTATATAGTACAATATTCATTAATAGATAATCAATATAAAATAACAAATGTTTTTAAGAATAATGATACTTATATAAGTACAGTTTTTCCAGATGTATCTATAAACCTAGAAGATATATTTAAGTTCTAG
- a CDS encoding MarR family winged helix-turn-helix transcriptional regulator — MDSREKINDQIDNYYDLWFKTNDIYSDWAKRHNIQENVLFALYVINSAVPYCTQSQICNKLYLPKQTVSQILSGLEKDGYISKETNAEDRRNKIIKFTEKGERFATRILEELKVAEIEAFSQLSEKQRSTIIESFALLNSVLIKSFSK; from the coding sequence TTGGATAGTAGAGAGAAAATTAATGATCAAATAGACAATTATTATGATTTGTGGTTTAAGACAAATGACATATATAGTGATTGGGCTAAAAGGCATAATATTCAGGAAAATGTTTTGTTTGCTTTGTATGTTATAAATAGTGCAGTACCATATTGTACACAAAGTCAAATTTGTAATAAGTTATATTTGCCTAAGCAAACAGTATCTCAGATACTATCTGGGCTTGAAAAAGATGGGTATATATCTAAAGAAACAAATGCTGAAGACCGTAGAAACAAGATTATTAAATTTACTGAAAAAGGAGAACGTTTTGCAACACGTATTCTTGAAGAACTGAAGGTAGCAGAAATTGAAGCTTTCAGTCAACTATCGGAAAAGCAGCGAAGCACTATAATAGAAAGTTTTGCCTTGTTAAATAGTGTGTTAATTAAAAGTTTTTCCAAATGA
- a CDS encoding DMT family transporter, with protein MEWIYLILAILFEIAGTTLMKVSYGFTKILPTIGTFLGYIICFICLSMALKKIDISVAYAIWSAAGLVILSTIGIFVFKESISVLKVVSLAFIVLGVIGLNLSGVSH; from the coding sequence ATGGAATGGATTTACCTTATTCTTGCGATTTTATTTGAAATTGCAGGAACAACATTAATGAAAGTGTCTTATGGGTTTACTAAAATATTGCCAACTATAGGAACATTTTTAGGTTATATAATATGCTTTATTTGTTTATCTATGGCGTTGAAAAAAATAGATATAAGTGTGGCATATGCTATATGGTCTGCAGCTGGATTAGTTATACTATCAACAATTGGAATATTTGTTTTTAAAGAAAGCATTAGTGTTCTAAAAGTAGTATCTTTAGCCTTTATTGTATTAGGGGTTATTGGACTAAACTTAAGTGGAGTAAGCCATTAA
- a CDS encoding cold-shock protein: MNGTVKWFNGEKGFGFITGEDGKDVFVHFSQIKSDGYKSLEEGQEVSFDSVKGPKGLQAENVTIL; this comes from the coding sequence ATGAATGGTACAGTAAAATGGTTTAATGGAGAAAAAGGATTTGGATTTATAACAGGAGAAGATGGTAAAGATGTTTTTGTACATTTTTCTCAAATAAAATCAGATGGTTATAAATCACTTGAAGAAGGTCAAGAAGTTTCTTTTGATTCAGTTAAAGGACCAAAAGGACTACAAGCAGAAAATGTTACAATTCTTTAA